The Clostridia bacterium DNA window CTCTCTTAATGTTAAGTTTTCTACCTATGCTGTGCCTATGATTATAGGCGAAATCAGAAGATTCTTGCGAGACAATAACAGCGTCAGAGTCAGCAGGTCGCTAAGAGATACTGCATACAAAGCTTTGCAGGCGCGCGAAGCATTGGAGCTAAAATCCAATAACGAGCCCACTATGGAAGAAATAGCCGCCGCCATAGATATGCCGGTAAGAGAAGTGGTGTATGCTTTGGATGCGATAAGCGATCCTGTTTCATTGTTTGACCCTGTTTATCATGACGGCGGAGATACTATTACATTAGTTGACCAGTTGAGAGATGAAAAAAATTCTGACGAAAACTGGACAGAAAATGTAGCCTTAAAAGAATCAATTAGAAAACTTGCAGAAAGAGAAAGACAGATATTATATCTTAGGTATTTTGAAGGCAAAACCCAAATAGAAGTAAGCGAAGAAATAGGAATTAGTCAAGCTCAAGTTTCAAGGCTAGAAAAGAACGCACTAAAGACTATTTCTAAAACAATGTAAAAAATTTAACGGCTTTTATCTTGAAAAGCCGTTTTTTTTTGCTATTAACACCCAGTAAATAATCTTTTCGCCAAATTATTATAAACATATTCATATTATAAAAAAACTTCATAAATGCTATATCAAAGTCTTGCAACATATATATAAAGTGTCAAAGAGAGATTTTTGTATTATAGGGAGGTTTGATATTATGAGTATTTTGGTAACTGGCGGTTTTGGACAATTAGGTCAAAGCGTGATAAAAAAAATAAAAGAAAATGATTTACCTGTTTTGGCTTTTTCAAAATATCAGTTGGATATAACCAATTACAATAACTTGGCATTATGTTTTGAAAATAATAAGCCGGAGGTTGTAATACATTGCGCTGCATACACCGATATGGATAAGGCTGAGACCGACAGAGAAAAATGCTTCAAACTCAATGTGTCTGTAACGCAAGATATAGCTAAATTATGCAAGCAGTATGACTCCAAA harbors:
- the sigG gene encoding RNA polymerase sporulation sigma factor SigG, with the protein product MAKVVICGLDTSTLPKLSNQEIMDLMKKLKAGDEEARQQFIIGNMRLVLCVIQRFMGRKENIDDIFQVGCVGLIKAIDNFDTSLNVKFSTYAVPMIIGEIRRFLRDNNSVRVSRSLRDTAYKALQAREALELKSNNEPTMEEIAAAIDMPVREVVYALDAISDPVSLFDPVYHDGGDTITLVDQLRDEKNSDENWTENVALKESIRKLAERERQILYLRYFEGKTQIEVSEEIGISQAQVSRLEKNALKTISKTM